A genomic region of Eucalyptus grandis isolate ANBG69807.140 chromosome 5, ASM1654582v1, whole genome shotgun sequence contains the following coding sequences:
- the LOC120293310 gene encoding F-box/LRR-repeat protein 2-like yields MGSKFGALRVLVLSRIRLLGDANLVSIAECFPALEELDISYPLQSDSARVTDDGISDLSRKLQRLSRMNLSGNRSLSDQSLVVLSVNCPSLKEIKLGGCGSIIGRGIAPLIVNRPHLVSLALNYTTLEAIFREELVDSFGHSRGFISLDFSGSFIWDGLLMAVAEANIPLKRLILSRALGFSFDEIQMIMLCHQDIEVLDLEAVRFLTDDDMSVICEDLRSLTHINICRCSNLTMATLYSLMTQCPFLKAIKMGKTNLREDDANETDIVVNSQVRYLHIPYNGKLTDECLKKIRRMCPNLQYLDVSNCSKITGDGISGVLKSCAEICYLKICGLKNIRNLCIDFESHA; encoded by the coding sequence ATGGGGTCCAAGTTCGGGGCTTTGAGGGTCTTGGTGCTGTCCCGTATTAGGTTGCTGGGGGATGCCAACTTGGTTTCGATCGCGGAGTGCTTTCCCGCGCTCGAAGAGCTCGACATTAGCTATCCGCTGCAGAGTGATTCGGCTCGGGTCACGGACGACGGTATCTCGGACCTGTCGCGGAAGCTGCAGAGGCTGTCGCGAATGAACCTTTCGGGTAATCGGTCTCTCTCTGATCAGTCTCTCGTGGTTCTGTCGGTGAATTGCCCGTCTCTGAAGGAAATTAAGCTTGGGGGATGTGGCTCAATTATTGGGAGAGGTATTGCTCCGTTGATAGTGAACAGGCCTCACTTGGTCTCCTTGGCCCTGAATTATACGACACTGGAGGCGATTTTCCGTGAGGAGTTGGTGGACTCCTTTGGTCACTCCAGGGGTTTTATTAGTCTGGATTTCTCGGGCTCGTTTATCTGGGATGGGCTGCTGATGGCTGTTGCGGAGGCAAACATTCCGCTCAAGAGACTCATACTTTCGCGCGCCCTAGGGTTTTCCTTCGACGAGATTCAGATGATCATGCTATGTCACCAGGATATTGAGGTCTTAGATTTGGAGGCAGTACGTTTCCTCACAGATGATGATATGAGCGTGATATGTGAAGATCTTCGCAGTCTGACCCACATTAACATCTGTCGCTGCTCCAATCTCACGATGGCAACATTGTATAGCCTCATGACACAATGTCCCTTCCTGAAGGCAATCAAAATGGGGAAGACAAACCTAAGGGAGGATGATGCTAATGAAACTGATATCGTGGTGAATTCTCAAGTGAGGTATCTTCACATACCTTATAATGGTAAACTGACTGACGAATGCCTCAAGAAGATCAGGCGTATGTGCCCCAACTTGCAGTATCTTGATGTAAGCAATTGTTCGAAGATAACTGGGGATGGCATTTCGGGTGTGCTGAAGAGCTGCGCTGAAATCTGTTATTTGAAGATCTGTGGTTTGAAAAACATAAGGAATCTATGCATTGACTTTGAATCCCACGCTTAG